From one Triticum aestivum cultivar Chinese Spring chromosome 4B, IWGSC CS RefSeq v2.1, whole genome shotgun sequence genomic stretch:
- the LOC123093320 gene encoding uncharacterized protein, whose product MMEDPPSLLHQRRRCHFCFCCPLAQGGACPLLLRLLLLMVFKVLLLLPSCGWLRCCSTMPSSTTHQRRQLLRFRATAACVSPSSREVVRHRAGVRRGLRNGIKSPLPYGSYICFKSRKLGLMECLSLVFVLSL is encoded by the exons ATGATGGAGGACCCGCCCTCTTTGCTGCATCAGCGCCGCCGCTGCCACTTCTGCTTCTGTTGCCCGTTGGCCCAGGGCGGCGCATGTCCTCTGCTTCTAAGGCTTCTTCTGCTGATGGTCTTCAaggtgctgctgctgctcccaagCTGTGGCTGGCTTCGCTGCTGCAGCACCATGCCGTCTTCAACGACTCACCAACGACGGCAGCTCCTCCGCTTCAGGGCTACTGCGGCATGCGTGTCTCCCTCCTCCAG GGAGGTTGTGCGGCACCGAGCGGGTGTACGGCGAGGTCTTCGTAATGGCATCAAGTCACCCTTGCCATATGGATCATAT ATTTGCTTCAaatcacggaagcttgggttgatggagtgcttgtctttagtttttgttttgagtttgtga